The Watersipora subatra chromosome 1, tzWatSuba1.1, whole genome shotgun sequence genome has a window encoding:
- the LOC137408446 gene encoding rho GTPase-activating protein 24-like: MNNSHQNLIKSGYLKKQSGFVKSWTERWFILKGKSLQYFAKEDSHRLQGTIELDHCRVAEISFNRDEPDKWLLEITQGRNRAQEAVVLWADSEALRTEWISALRRALYGHIGGGIFGRPLLETMKYDKENHGCDIPHLVKGCAEIILENGKEVEGIFRLSGRLGLVKELRQRYDEGDRPNLSKECVDVHTAASLLKLYFRHLPDPVIPFVHFESFLNLATSFRYNSNKMQTLSNLKALLKKIPQENYRLLDYLTHFLSEISRYEKTNKMTKKNIAIIFGTNILRDVDNTPEFEMATQNLTTNVVLALVEWHDFIFSDTSEDVIDPSIDEKIEEIVNISEEPDSDSPAILTSSTISAMKDLDGIDFTQSDTSVEKSCVAPSIPARAKDLKINGDKISNDSRLLADISSSLTTAHEGNSSESTLRPTPTPRMLEKPIVRTRASSTKSKMRPTAFLQEDSEPSKPNRKSDSLPITKVEREQSNFTSFIDSPLDSRVSLNIGDLPHSVEDLHALVLSLKIELKQLRASTSRLKQDKDHLTITHMCEVQRLEDMIHQERQTKNEAVAKVVKLSNQLALYQSTYGLLEDK; encoded by the exons ATGAACAATTCTCATCAAAATTTAATCAAAAGCGGGTATCTAAAGAAACAAAGTGGGTTTGTTAAGAGTTGGACTGAAAGATGGTTCATTCTGAAAG GTAAAAGTTTGCAGTATTTTGCAAAGGAAGATTCCCATAGACTTCAGGGCACGATTGAGCTTGATCATTGTAGAGTTGCTGAAATTTCCTTCAACAGAGATGAGCCAGACAAGTGGCTTTTGGAAATAACCCAGG GGCGGAATCGTGCCCAGGAAGCAGTTGTGTTATGGGCAGACAGTGAGGCCCTGCGGACAGAATGGATTAGCGCTCTTCGCCGTGCTCTCTATGGCCACATAGGTGGAG GTATCTTTGGTAGACCGCTCTTGGAAACCATGAAATATGATAAAGAAAACCATGGTTGTGATATTCCACATCTGGTCAAGGGCTGTGCAGAAATCattcttgagaatggtaaagaAGTGGAGGGCATATTCAG GTTGAGTGGCCGCCTTGGACTAGTCAAAGAGCTGAGACAGAGGTACGATGAAGGAGACCGTCCCAATCTCAGCAAAGAGTGTGTAGATGTACACACAGCAGCATCGCTCCTGAAGTTGTACTTTCGTCACCTTCCTGATCCTGTAATTCCATTCGTACACTTTGAATCGTTTTTAAATCTAGCAACTAGCTTTCGGTATAACAGTAATAAGATGCAGACTCTCAGCAATCTGAAAGCTTTGCTCAAAAAAATTCCACAAGAGAATTACAGATTATTGGACTACCTTACCCATTTCCTTTCTGAGATCTCACGATAtgaaaaaactaacaaaatgacGAAGAAAAACATCGCCATCATCTTTGGCACTAACATATTGAGAGATGTTGATAATACACCAGAATTTGAGATGGCCACGCAAAACCTGACCACAAATGTTGTACTAGCTCTGGTAGAGTGGCATGACTTTATTTTTTCTGACACGAGTGAGGATGTCATTGATCCTTCAATAGATGAGAAAATCGAGGAAATAGTCAACATCTCAGAGGAACCAGATTCTGATTCGCCTGCTATTCTTACATCATCTACCATTTCTGCTATGAAAGATTTGGATGGAATAGACTTTACGCAATCTGATACTTCTGTAGAAAAGTCGTGTGTTGCGCCGTCTATTCCTGCAAGGGCCAAAGATTTGAAAATAAATGGGGATAAAATTTCCAATGATTCCAGATTATTAGCAGATATATCTTCCAGTTTGACCACAGCGCATGAGGGAAACTCTTCAGAAAGTACATTGCGACCAACTCCAACACCCAGAATGCTCGAAAAACCAATTGTTCGTACAAGAGCCAGTAGCACAAAAAGTAAGATGAGGCCTACAGCCTTTCTGCAAGAAGATAGTGAACCATCAAAACCTAATAGAAAATCTGACAGTCTGCCAATAACGAAGGTGGAGCGTGAGCAATCAAATTTCACAAGTTTTATTGACAGTCCTTTAGATAGCCGTGTGTCTCTAAATATTGGTGATTTACCACACTCTGTAGAAGATTTACATGCACTTGTCCTCTCCCTAAAAATCGAGCTCAAACAGTTGCGTGCTTCTACTTCACGATTAAAGCAAGATAAAGACCATTTAACAATCACCCATATGTGTGAAGTCCAACGGTTGGAAGATATGATACATCAGGAAAGGCAAACCAAAAATGAAGCGGTTGCCAAGGTTGTGAAATTATCCAACCAACTTGCTCTTTACCAATCAACGTATGGCTTACTCGAGGACAAATAA
- the LOC137398162 gene encoding zinc-regulated GTPase metalloprotein activator 1-like, which yields MESDDEEGPPMLVAADTKSVPVTIITGYLGAGKTTLLNYILTENHGKKIAVIMNEFGEGDGAMEKSMTVSSGEADAPLFEEWLELRNGCLCCSIKDNAVKAIELLMDKQGKFDYILLETTGLADPGPVANLFWLDDGLASDIYVDGILTVVDGKHILSQLEEQRKDVEINEAVRQVALADIILLNKIDLVSEEQLHKIKSYISDINSAAIVIPTTHSRVDLDQILDLNAYGCDSSHSQLQDNLMGKQQSSAVLSAGDKNHIDTTVSTVRIDMDGSLDPQKFDLFLQNLLWERLIQSSDGSAMELLRLKGLVCEAGNSHSTILQGVYETYDKRTTKSPILSPSCSLIFIGRNLEKQVLFDALTSCLASP from the exons ATGGAATCTGATGATGAAGAAGGGCCGCCAATGCTTGTTGCTGCAGATACTAAATCTGTGCCAGTTACCATTATAACTGGCTATTTAG GGGCAGGCAAGACAACTCTACTAAACTATATTCTCACAGAGAATCATGGGAAGAAAATAGCCGTAATCATGAATGAGTTTGGTGAAG GAGATGGAGCGATGGAAAAATCCATGACTGTATCAAGTGGAGAAGCAGATGCTCCGTTGTTTGAAGAGTGGCTGGAGCTAAGAAATGGTTGTTTGTGCTGCTCCATCAA AGATAACGCCGTTAAAGCTATTGAGCTACTGATGGACAAGCAGGGCAAGTTTGATTATATTCTTCTTGAGACGACAGGTTTAGCTGATCCAG GTCCAGTGGCTAACCTATTCTGGCTGGATGATGGCTTGGCTAGTGACATCTATGTAGACG GTATCCTCACGGTTGTTGATGGGAAACACATCCTCTCTCAGCTGGAAGAGCAGAGGAAAGATGTTGAAATTAATGAAGCTGTCAG GCAAGTGGCTCTGGcagatattatattattaaacaaGATTGATTTGGTGAGCGAAGAGCAACTTCATAAGATCAAGTCTTACATAAG TGATATCAACTCTGCAGCCATTGTAATACCTACAACCCATTCAAG GGTTGACTTGGACCAGATTCTTGACCTGAATGCTTACGGTTGCGACTCGTCACATAGCCAGCTACAGGATAACCTGATGGGGAAGCAACAGAGTTCAGCAGTGCTTAGTGCTGGAGACAAGAATCACATAGACACT ACTGTGAGCACAGTGAGAATAGACATGGATGGCTCCCTAGACCCTCAAAAGTTTGACCTTTTCTTACAAAACCTTCTATGGGAGAGGCTTATCCAATCGTCAGATGGATCAGCCATGGAGCTGCTGCGCCTCAAG GGTTTGGTATGTGAAGCAGGCAATAGCCACAGCACCATCTTGCAAGGAGTTTATGAGACATATGATAAGCGCACTACAAAGTCTCCCATTTTATCACCCTCGTGCTCACTGATTTTTATAG GTAGAAATTTGGAAAAGCAAGTCCTGTTTGATGCCCTCACAAGCTGTTTGGCGAGTCCGTAG
- the LOC137408593 gene encoding serine/threonine-protein kinase RIO1-like translates to MPRVHSNENLESEEGNSDWSDEVANNEYAYDEDWSGMTGDFTKQFTAVSSQRSQPNSQQRQNNIKRITVNDKSLSNQLSAKITLSDYETVKPSLTNSGSGKKAEISRARHRDKSDRATVEQVLDPRTRMIIFKLLSQGFISEINGCISTGKEANVYHATKPDGTQLAIKIFKTSILLFKDRDKYVSGEYRFRNGYCKGNPRKMVRTWAEKEFRNLNRIYKAGIASPEPLLLKSHVLVMGFLGEDGWPAPRLKDAEFSTNKACEMYTELVRQLRVLYNECKLVHGDLSEYNLLYHNNQAYWIDVSQSVEHEHPHAHEFLRKDCVNINQFFMKKQVSVLTTQELFEFVTDPSITDKNSEQCIQRLMDKANARSLADLTDEEKISAEVFMKTFIPKSLEEIRNPEKDIRSAVIDGNSLSYTTVVGLKPDLSAVEQQPTLLAGESDNESGSEGEENEVHDSSLQQGRPKDESTADKKVRKQAVKNAKADKRQQKMPKHIKKRKLKVGKTHLK, encoded by the exons ATGCCCCGAGTTCACTCAAATGAAAATCTTGAA aGTGAAGAAGGCAATTCTGATTGGTCAGATGAGGTAGCTAATAATGAGTATGCGTATGATGAGGACTGGAGTGGTATGACAGGAGATTTCACCAAACAATTCACTGCTGTTAGCAGTCAGCGTTCCCAGCCCAACAGCCAACAAAGACAAAACAATATTAAGAGAATCACAGTGAATGACAAAAGCTTGAGCAACCAGTTGAGTGCGAAGATTACTCTTAGTGACTATGAAACAGTGAAACCATCTCTAACAAATAGTGGCAGTGGAAAAAAGGCGGAGATAAGTCGTGCAAGACATCGAGACAAATCCGACAGGGCCACTGTTGAGCAGGTCCTTGATCCTAGGACAAGAATGATTATATTCAAACTGCTCAGTCAAGGTTTCATATCAGAGATCAATGGATGTATTAGTACAGGCAAAGAAGCAAACGTCTACCACGCTACTAAACCTGATGGCACACAGCTCGccatcaaaatatttaaaacctCCATTTTGTTGTTCAAAGATCGCGACAAGTATGTGTCAGGGGAATATAGATTTCGTAATGGCTATTGTAAAGGCAATCCACGCAAGATGGTTCGGACCTGGGCTGAAAAAGAATTTCGAAACCTTAACAGGATTTACAAAGCTGGTATTGCCTCTCCTGAACCTCTCCTACTGAAAAGCCATGTGCTAGTAATGGGCTTCCTAGGAGAAGATGGTTGGCCTGCGCCTAGACTCAAGGATGCCGAGTTTAGCACTAACAAAGCATGTGAAATGTATACGGAGCTTGTGCGGCAGCTGCGAGTACTCTACAATGAGTGCAAGCTTGTACACGGCGACTTGTCAGAATACAACCTCCTCTACCACAATAATCAGGCCTATTGGATTGATGTCAGCCAGTCTGTTGAGCATGAGCATCCTCATGCTCATGAATTCTTGCGGAAGGATTGCGTAAATATCAaccaattttttatgaaaaagcaaGTTTCTGTTTTGACGACACAGGAATTGTTTGAATTTGTTACTGATCCAAGCATAACTGATAAAAATTCTGAGCAGTGTATCCAACGCCTCATGGATAAAGCAAATGCGCGTTCTTTGGCTGATTTGACAGATGAAGAAAAAATTTCAGCGGaggtttttatgaaaacattTATTCCAAAATCGCTTGAAGAAATTCGAAATCCAGAAAAAGACATTCGTTCTGCTGTCATTGATGGCAATAGTTTATCGTATACAACTGTGGTTGGTTTAAAACCAGATCTCTCGGCAGTAGAACAACAGCCGACATTACTCGCTGGCGAGAGTGACAACGAGAGTGGGTCCGAGGGGGAAGAGAACGAGGTGCATGATAGCTCTTTGCAGCAAGGGAGACCCAAAGATGAGTCAACAGCAGACAAAAAAGTGCGAAAGCAAGCGGTGAAAAATGCGAAAGCAGACAAACGTCAGCAAAAGATGCCCAAACACATAAAAAAGCGTAAACTAAAAGTTGGCAAAACGCATTTGAAATGA